In the Rhizobium sp. BT03 genome, one interval contains:
- a CDS encoding cation diffusion facilitator family transporter, giving the protein MNFMRTEQGLLCVSIAVTILLACIGILFGIISGSFAIIFDGVYALTDAAMTVVALLVTKLIASSEAPSSKGKLIEHFTMGFWHLEPIVLALNGILITGSAVYALVNAIGSILHGGRPLNFSQAIVYSVVTLGVTATMGVIGDRANRKIKSDFVALDTKAWLMSAGLTIGLLVAFAIGYFIQGSSYEWISPFIDPVALALICIVIIPIPAGTVRRALADILLVTPLDLKQQVDAVAKTIIERHGFISHRAYVARVGRGRQIELHFVVSEDLPARKLQEWDKIRDEIGLAIGNEGPSRRLTIAFTTDPEWAD; this is encoded by the coding sequence ATGAATTTCATGAGAACGGAGCAGGGGCTTCTCTGCGTTTCAATTGCCGTTACCATCCTCCTTGCCTGCATCGGCATTTTGTTCGGGATCATTTCAGGTTCGTTCGCAATCATATTCGATGGTGTCTACGCATTGACGGACGCTGCTATGACTGTCGTAGCTCTGCTTGTTACAAAGCTCATCGCGTCATCCGAAGCGCCCTCCAGCAAAGGAAAACTTATCGAGCATTTCACGATGGGGTTCTGGCATCTTGAGCCCATAGTCTTGGCTCTCAACGGCATTCTCATAACCGGGTCGGCTGTTTACGCACTTGTCAACGCAATCGGCAGCATTTTGCATGGGGGACGTCCGCTCAACTTTAGTCAAGCGATCGTCTACTCCGTCGTAACACTCGGTGTGACAGCCACCATGGGGGTTATTGGTGATCGAGCTAATCGTAAGATCAAATCTGATTTCGTTGCCCTGGATACGAAAGCTTGGCTGATGTCCGCCGGGCTAACGATCGGGTTACTCGTCGCGTTTGCCATCGGATATTTCATTCAGGGGTCTTCTTACGAATGGATCTCGCCGTTTATTGACCCGGTCGCGCTGGCATTAATCTGCATTGTGATCATTCCCATTCCGGCGGGCACGGTTCGGCGAGCGCTCGCCGACATACTGCTTGTTACGCCATTAGATCTCAAACAACAAGTTGACGCGGTCGCCAAAACAATCATCGAACGACATGGATTCATATCCCACCGGGCTTATGTGGCCCGGGTCGGCCGAGGCCGGCAAATCGAGCTACATTTCGTTGTCTCAGAGGACCTCCCGGCGAGGAAATTGCAGGAATGGGATAAGATCCGTGACGAAATCGGGCTCGCGATTGGTAACGAGGGTCCGAGTCGTCGGCTCACCATCGCCTTTACAACCGATCCTGAGTGGGCGGATTAG
- the tnpB gene encoding IS66 family insertion sequence element accessory protein TnpB (TnpB, as the term is used for proteins encoded by IS66 family insertion elements, is considered an accessory protein, since TnpC, encoded by a neighboring gene, is a DDE family transposase.) codes for MIPVPSGVKVWLATGHTDMRKGFPGLSLMVQEALKRDPMCGHLFVFRGRGGGLIKVIWHDGQGACLFTKKLERGRFIWPSAADGTVVITPAQLGYLLEGIDWRMPQKTWRPTSAG; via the coding sequence ATGATTCCGGTTCCGAGTGGCGTGAAGGTCTGGCTGGCGACAGGCCACACCGATATGCGAAAAGGCTTCCCCGGTTTGTCGTTGATGGTGCAGGAGGCGCTGAAGCGCGACCCGATGTGTGGACACCTGTTCGTATTCCGCGGCCGCGGTGGCGGTCTGATCAAGGTGATCTGGCATGACGGCCAGGGCGCTTGCCTGTTCACGAAGAAGCTGGAGCGCGGCCGCTTCATCTGGCCATCAGCGGCCGATGGCACGGTGGTGATCACGCCTGCGCAGCTCGGTTATCTGCTGGAAGGTATCGACTGGCGGATGCCGCAAAAGACCTGGCGGCCGACGTCGGCCGGATAA
- the nifN gene encoding nitrogenase iron-molybdenum cofactor biosynthesis protein NifN, with protein sequence MVQVFPQTKSAAVNPLKSSQPLGAALAFLGVERAVPLFHGSQGCTSLALVLLVRHFKEAIPLQTTALDAVATILGGAGNLEEAILNLKRRAKPKLIGICTTALVETRGEDFAGDLANIKRDRADELAGTEVVLANTPDFEGAIEEGWAKAVISMVERITTPGEQSRHQKKIAILPGWHLTVADIELLRETVESFGLKPVILPDISGSLDGTVPGDRWVPTTYGGTPVDEIQELGTAAQCIAIGEHMRRPAELLRTRTGVPYALFQSLTGLKRADRFVSFLSEISGAPVPANIRRRRAQLQDALLDGHFHFGGKKIAIAVEPDQLYQFATFFTGMGAEIAAAVTTTGTSKILAEMPAESLQVGDLGDLEELAVGADLLVTHSHGRQAAERLGIPLMRVGFPIYDRLGSQHKLTSLYQGTRDLIFDVSNIFQANQRAPCPGSLDPSRKGELPR encoded by the coding sequence ATGGTTCAAGTCTTTCCCCAGACCAAATCAGCTGCGGTCAATCCGCTGAAATCGTCGCAGCCGCTCGGCGCCGCGCTCGCCTTTCTTGGCGTCGAGCGTGCCGTGCCGCTGTTCCACGGCAGCCAGGGCTGCACCAGCTTGGCGCTGGTACTTTTAGTCCGGCACTTTAAGGAAGCCATTCCCTTGCAGACAACGGCATTGGACGCAGTGGCGACCATTCTTGGCGGCGCAGGCAATCTGGAAGAGGCGATCCTAAATCTCAAGAGGCGCGCAAAACCCAAGCTGATCGGAATTTGCACGACAGCCCTGGTGGAAACCCGCGGCGAAGATTTCGCAGGCGATCTCGCCAACATCAAGCGGGATCGTGCCGATGAGCTCGCGGGTACGGAGGTTGTGCTGGCGAATACCCCGGATTTCGAGGGAGCGATCGAAGAGGGATGGGCGAAGGCCGTCATCTCTATGGTCGAGCGCATCACCACTCCAGGCGAGCAGAGCCGCCACCAAAAGAAGATTGCGATCCTACCAGGATGGCATCTGACAGTCGCTGACATCGAGCTTCTGCGCGAAACGGTCGAAAGCTTCGGTCTGAAGCCGGTGATCCTGCCGGACATTTCCGGCTCTCTCGACGGCACGGTGCCCGGCGATCGTTGGGTTCCGACCACCTATGGCGGTACTCCCGTCGACGAGATACAAGAGCTTGGCACGGCGGCGCAATGTATCGCGATCGGCGAGCATATGCGCCGCCCCGCAGAGCTACTGCGGACCCGGACGGGAGTCCCTTACGCATTGTTCCAGTCGCTGACAGGATTGAAACGAGCCGACCGGTTCGTCTCGTTTCTTTCTGAGATTTCTGGTGCGCCGGTGCCAGCAAACATCCGCCGTCGCCGAGCACAGCTGCAGGACGCCCTGCTCGACGGACATTTCCATTTCGGAGGCAAGAAAATCGCAATTGCTGTGGAGCCGGACCAGCTCTACCAATTCGCTACCTTCTTCACCGGCATGGGCGCCGAAATCGCGGCAGCGGTCACCACGACCGGCACCTCAAAAATACTCGCGGAAATGCCGGCCGAATCGCTCCAGGTCGGTGATCTTGGCGATCTCGAAGAACTTGCCGTCGGCGCTGATCTTCTCGTCACGCATTCGCATGGACGACAAGCGGCGGAGCGCCTTGGGATTCCGCTCATGCGGGTGGGCTTCCCGATATACGACCGACTCGGCAGCCAGCATAAGCTCACAAGTCTCTATCAGGGAACGCGCGACCTGATCTTCGATGTTTCCAACATCTTCCAGGCCAATCAGCGCGCGCCGTGTCCTGGATCGCTTGATCCCTCCCGCAAAGGAGAACTGCCTAGATGA
- a CDS encoding IS66 family transposase, producing the protein MSNATEELPDDLASALALLAQERARRVAAEAEAATAKAEAASAKALVSHSEALIARLKLEIDKVRRALYGSRSERKARLLEQMELQLEELEADAGEDELAAEIAAKASAVKAFERKRPSRKPFPEHLPRERVVIAAPTNCACCGSVKLSKLGEDITETLEVIPRQWKVIQTVREKFTCRECEKITQSPAPFHVTPRGFAGPNLLAMILFEKFAQHQPLNRQSERYAREGVDLSLSTLADQVGACAAALKPIHSLIEAHVLAAERLHGDDTTVPILAKGKTDTGRIWTYVRDDRPFGGLSPPAALYYASRDRRQEHPERHLKTFNGILQADAYGGYNPLFKVDRDPNPLRQAFCWAHSRRKFFVLADIAANAKRGKNAAPISPMALEAVKRIDRLFDIEREINGLTADQRLERRRRDCLPLVDDLQVWLQTERAKLSRSSPVAEAIDYMLKRWDGFTSFLQDGRICLTNNAAERALRGFALGRKSWLFAGSDRGADRAAFMATLIMTAKLNDIDPQVWLADVLARIADTSITRLEQLLPWNWTPPTVNAQAA; encoded by the coding sequence ATGAGCAATGCGACCGAAGAGCTTCCGGACGACCTTGCCAGTGCGCTTGCACTGCTGGCCCAGGAACGCGCTCGACGTGTCGCAGCCGAAGCAGAAGCAGCGACCGCCAAGGCAGAAGCCGCCAGCGCAAAGGCACTCGTATCGCATTCCGAGGCGCTGATCGCGCGGCTGAAGCTGGAGATCGACAAGGTTCGCCGTGCACTCTACGGCAGCCGGTCCGAGCGCAAGGCGCGGCTCCTGGAGCAGATGGAACTGCAGCTCGAGGAGTTGGAAGCGGACGCCGGTGAAGATGAACTGGCGGCGGAGATCGCAGCCAAAGCTTCAGCCGTCAAAGCCTTCGAGCGCAAGCGTCCGTCACGCAAGCCCTTTCCCGAACACCTGCCGCGTGAGCGCGTCGTAATCGCCGCTCCCACGAATTGCGCCTGTTGTGGATCGGTTAAACTGTCGAAGCTTGGTGAAGACATTACCGAGACCTTGGAAGTCATCCCGCGTCAGTGGAAGGTCATCCAGACGGTGCGGGAGAAGTTCACCTGCCGCGAGTGTGAGAAGATCACGCAGTCACCCGCACCCTTCCATGTGACACCCCGCGGTTTTGCCGGGCCGAACCTGCTGGCGATGATCCTGTTTGAGAAGTTCGCCCAGCACCAGCCGCTCAATCGCCAGAGCGAGCGCTACGCCCGCGAGGGCGTCGACCTCAGCTTGTCGACGCTGGCCGATCAGGTTGGAGCATGTGCCGCGGCGTTGAAGCCCATTCACTCCCTGATCGAGGCGCATGTCCTTGCTGCCGAACGTCTGCACGGCGACGACACGACCGTGCCGATCCTGGCCAAGGGAAAGACCGATACGGGCCGCATCTGGACCTATGTCCGGGACGATCGGCCGTTCGGAGGGCTCTCTCCGCCGGCGGCCCTTTACTATGCCTCGCGGGACCGACGGCAGGAGCATCCGGAGCGCCACCTGAAGACCTTCAACGGCATTCTGCAGGCGGACGCCTATGGCGGCTACAATCCGCTGTTCAAGGTTGATCGCGATCCAAATCCTCTAAGGCAGGCGTTTTGTTGGGCACACTCGCGGCGTAAGTTCTTCGTGCTCGCCGACATTGCCGCAAATGCCAAGCGTGGAAAGAACGCCGCGCCGATCTCGCCTATGGCGCTCGAAGCCGTCAAACGGATCGACCGCCTGTTCGATATTGAGCGCGAGATCAACGGGCTTACGGCCGATCAACGCCTGGAGCGTCGCCGGAGAGACTGTCTGCCACTCGTCGATGATCTGCAGGTCTGGCTTCAAACCGAGCGGGCAAAGCTCTCACGCAGTTCTCCGGTGGCGGAGGCGATCGACTACATGCTCAAGCGCTGGGATGGCTTCACATCATTTCTGCAGGACGGCCGGATTTGCCTGACGAATAATGCGGCAGAGCGAGCGCTCAGAGGCTTTGCGCTCGGCAGAAAATCCTGGCTCTTCGCCGGATCAGACCGCGGTGCAGATCGTGCGGCCTTCATGGCCACATTGATTATGACGGCAAAACTCAACGACATCGATCCGCAGGTGTGGCTGGCCGACGTTCTTGCCCGCATCGCTGATACGTCGATTACCAGGCTGGAGCAGTTGCTTCCGTGGAATTGGACGCCGCCGACCGTCAACGCTCAAGCGGCCTGA
- the nifX gene encoding nitrogen fixation protein NifX, with amino-acid sequence MIAARRLSLVPDGVHSSAPKRKAGALRVAIATQDMKSLDAHFGSAKRFVVYDVSPDDWKLVEVLDFEDVSDQSGKHRNEDVDRINPKVKALEGCHLLFCLAIGGPSAARVVSAKIHPIKVSDPQLIEDVLSRTRAMLRTTPPPWLRKVLTEAGAIEKKPFDEED; translated from the coding sequence ATGATCGCCGCTCGTCGCCTTTCCCTCGTCCCTGACGGGGTTCACTCGTCAGCTCCAAAACGGAAGGCTGGCGCGTTGCGCGTCGCAATCGCCACTCAAGATATGAAATCTCTCGACGCCCATTTCGGATCGGCAAAACGTTTCGTCGTCTATGATGTGAGTCCCGACGACTGGAAACTGGTGGAAGTCCTGGACTTCGAAGACGTTTCCGACCAGAGCGGAAAGCATCGGAACGAGGACGTCGATCGTATTAACCCGAAGGTGAAGGCGTTGGAAGGTTGTCACTTATTGTTCTGTCTGGCGATCGGTGGGCCATCGGCAGCCCGAGTTGTTTCGGCCAAAATCCACCCAATTAAAGTATCCGATCCTCAACTGATCGAAGATGTTTTGTCGCGAACTCGGGCGATGCTCAGGACTACTCCGCCACCCTGGTTACGCAAGGTGCTAACCGAAGCAGGCGCCATTGAAAAGAAGCCTTTCGATGAGGAGGACTAA
- a CDS encoding transposase, with the protein MTKHPIEVITSVERRRRWSREDKERLVAACFEPDAVISEIARAAGIHVSQLFRWRKELCRIDEPRSDTATLVPVIVSEAASTVSPVQPESPTTSHPRRKRSDVTIELGRGRRVRVDSDIDTDALGRILDCVLGLR; encoded by the coding sequence ATGACGAAGCATCCAATTGAGGTGATCACGTCTGTAGAGCGCCGTCGGCGCTGGTCACGCGAAGATAAAGAGCGCCTTGTCGCTGCGTGCTTTGAGCCAGACGCGGTCATCTCCGAGATTGCCCGCGCGGCCGGCATCCATGTCAGCCAGTTGTTCCGTTGGCGCAAAGAGCTTTGCCGGATCGACGAGCCAAGGTCTGATACGGCGACTTTGGTGCCGGTGATCGTATCCGAGGCCGCTTCGACAGTCTCTCCCGTTCAACCGGAATCGCCCACCACATCCCACCCTCGTCGGAAGCGTAGCGATGTGACAATCGAGCTTGGACGGGGTCGGCGCGTGCGCGTGGATAGCGACATCGATACGGATGCCCTTGGCCGGATTCTCGATTGCGTGCTGGGGCTGCGATGA
- a CDS encoding transposase yields the protein MEPGASVSAIAHRIGIHPSQLFGWRRDARDGQRSSSQIGLVRRRLGRLAHVR from the coding sequence ATGGAGCCCGGCGCAAGCGTCTCAGCCATTGCGCATCGCATCGGCATACATCCCTCGCAGCTATTTGGCTGGCGTCGTGATGCTCGTGACGGACAACGATCTTCCTCGCAAATCGGGCTGGTCAGACGGAGACTGGGACGATTGGCACACGTGCGATGA
- a CDS encoding IS66 family transposase zinc-finger binding domain-containing protein, translating to MACSCPICGGSDFIRGGETVSEVLDYVHASFRVVHHVQP from the coding sequence GTGGCCTGCTCATGCCCTATCTGTGGTGGCTCCGACTTCATTCGCGGCGGCGAGACCGTCAGCGAAGTGCTGGACTATGTTCATGCGTCCTTCCGTGTCGTGCATCATGTCCAGCCGTAA
- the tnpB gene encoding IS66 family insertion sequence element accessory protein TnpB (TnpB, as the term is used for proteins encoded by IS66 family insertion elements, is considered an accessory protein, since TnpC, encoded by a neighboring gene, is a DDE family transposase.), translating into MIPSGVKVFLASHPIDFRKGPDSLLSLVRDAGSDPFNGALYVFRAKRADRVKIVWWDGSGVCLYAKRLEKAQFCWPRIGHHRVQLNHAQLLALVDGMDWKRVRSTPVKPPEIVG; encoded by the coding sequence ATGATCCCGTCCGGCGTGAAGGTCTTTCTTGCGAGCCATCCCATCGACTTCCGAAAGGGGCCGGACAGCTTGCTTTCGCTGGTACGGGATGCTGGCAGTGATCCGTTCAACGGTGCACTTTATGTCTTTCGGGCCAAGAGAGCAGACCGAGTCAAGATCGTGTGGTGGGATGGCTCCGGCGTTTGCCTCTATGCGAAGCGGCTGGAAAAAGCCCAGTTCTGCTGGCCCCGGATCGGCCATCATCGCGTCCAGCTCAATCATGCCCAGCTTCTGGCTTTAGTCGACGGAATGGACTGGAAGCGGGTTCGATCCACGCCGGTGAAGCCTCCCGAGATTGTTGGGTAA
- the nifE gene encoding nitrogenase iron-molybdenum cofactor biosynthesis protein NifE: MPLLNAKVQDVFDEPACEKNRSKDSKARKNGCSKPLIPGAAAGGCAFDGAKIVLQPITDVAHLIHGPLGCEGNSWDNRGSASSGPTLWRTSFTTDLTETEVVMGHGERKLFKAIREIKEAYAPPAIFVYSTCVTALIGDDIEAVCKRAAEKFGLPVVPVNAPGFAGSKNLGNKLAGEALLDHVIGSVEPNDVTAYDINIIGEFNLSGEFWLVKPLLDRLGIRVRACIPGDARYLDIASAHRAKASMLVCSTALINLARKMEELWDIPFFEGSFYGITDTSEALRQIAKLLVMQGADPEILERTEALIAEEEAIAWMKLAAYRPRLEGKRVLLNTGGVKSWSVVHALMEVGIEIVGTSVKKSTPEDKERIKQLLKDEKHLFESMAPRELYNMLADGKADIMLSGGRTQFIALKAKTPWLDINQERHHPYAGYDGMVELVRQIDLAIHNPIWMEVREPAPWECQHAVEEELTNTKSENETGYVLQNFVGAVAGSFGKR; encoded by the coding sequence ATGCCCTTGCTCAATGCTAAAGTCCAGGATGTCTTTGACGAGCCTGCCTGCGAGAAGAACCGCAGCAAGGATTCCAAGGCGCGCAAAAACGGCTGTTCGAAGCCGCTGATCCCCGGGGCGGCAGCCGGCGGATGCGCTTTCGATGGCGCCAAGATCGTGCTGCAGCCGATCACCGACGTCGCGCACCTGATCCATGGGCCTCTCGGCTGTGAGGGCAATTCCTGGGACAACCGCGGATCGGCTTCCTCAGGTCCAACGCTCTGGCGCACCAGTTTCACGACCGACCTCACTGAAACCGAAGTGGTGATGGGGCACGGCGAGCGGAAACTTTTTAAAGCAATCCGCGAGATCAAGGAGGCCTATGCTCCACCGGCGATTTTCGTCTATTCGACCTGTGTGACAGCATTGATCGGCGACGACATCGAGGCCGTCTGCAAGCGGGCCGCGGAAAAATTCGGCCTTCCGGTGGTGCCGGTCAACGCACCGGGCTTTGCCGGCTCCAAGAACCTTGGCAATAAGCTCGCCGGTGAAGCGTTGCTCGATCATGTGATCGGCAGCGTAGAGCCGAACGACGTGACCGCCTACGACATCAATATCATTGGTGAGTTCAACCTATCCGGCGAGTTTTGGCTGGTAAAGCCGCTTCTTGACCGGCTGGGGATCAGAGTAAGGGCCTGCATTCCAGGAGACGCCCGATATCTTGACATTGCTTCTGCGCATCGCGCCAAGGCGTCCATGTTGGTGTGCTCGACAGCACTCATCAACCTCGCCCGCAAAATGGAGGAGCTCTGGGATATCCCGTTCTTCGAAGGCTCCTTTTACGGAATTACCGACACCTCGGAAGCACTCAGACAGATCGCCAAGCTGCTCGTGATGCAGGGGGCGGATCCCGAAATCCTCGAGCGCACCGAGGCATTGATCGCGGAGGAGGAGGCGATTGCCTGGATGAAACTCGCAGCATATCGACCAAGGCTTGAAGGCAAGCGCGTGTTGCTCAACACCGGCGGCGTCAAGTCCTGGTCGGTTGTCCATGCGCTGATGGAGGTGGGCATCGAGATCGTGGGCACCTCGGTCAAGAAATCCACGCCTGAAGACAAGGAACGTATCAAGCAACTCCTGAAAGACGAAAAACACCTGTTCGAGTCGATGGCGCCGCGCGAGCTTTATAACATGCTCGCCGACGGTAAAGCCGACATCATGTTGTCTGGCGGGCGCACGCAATTCATCGCGCTGAAGGCCAAGACACCTTGGCTCGATATCAACCAGGAACGCCACCACCCCTATGCCGGCTATGACGGCATGGTGGAGCTCGTTCGCCAGATCGATCTTGCTATTCACAATCCGATCTGGATGGAGGTGCGGGAGCCGGCACCGTGGGAATGCCAGCATGCGGTGGAAGAAGAACTGACGAATACCAAGAGCGAGAACGAGACTGGGTACGTCTTGCAAAACTTTGTCGGCGCGGTCGCCGGCAGCTTCGGCAAGCGTTGA
- a CDS encoding IS66-like element ISRle3 family transposase, with the protein MTRPEIELPDDVEALKAMVLAMAAKAARVEALEKQVDDLEARNADADERIERLTQILKAFDRARFGRRSERLASSTVDDEQHAFVFEEIETGIATIKAQVTKGRGSADSKRAPRPRKGFAPHLERVEVVIEPEELPEHAGKTKILIGEDVSERLDVVAAKFRVIVTRRPKYAFRNEDGVVQAAAPAHIIEGGIPTEALLAQIAVSKYADGLPLYRQEAIYARDKVELDRKLMAQWMGKLGFELNILADYILDEIKKAERIFADETTLPTLAPGSGSAKTAWLWAYARDDRTFGGSGPPMVAYRFEDSRATECVARHLSGYRGILQVDGYAAYNKLVRKDGGNDSAILAGCWSHSRRKFYELHVAKSSKVATDTVERMARLWEIEERVRGQSPEARVAARQEISAAIVRDLFTLWQATLPRVSGKSKLAEALRYAISRRDIFERFLTDGRIELDSNIVERAIRPQAITRKNSLFAGSDGGGRTWATIATLLQTAKMNAVDPQAWLTQTLERLANGWPSSEIDALMPWNYAA; encoded by the coding sequence ATGACGCGGCCCGAGATTGAGCTCCCGGATGATGTAGAGGCTCTCAAAGCCATGGTTCTTGCCATGGCCGCAAAAGCAGCCCGCGTCGAGGCTTTGGAGAAGCAGGTTGACGATCTAGAGGCCCGCAACGCGGACGCCGATGAGCGCATCGAGCGGCTGACGCAGATCCTGAAGGCTTTCGATCGCGCCCGATTTGGCCGACGCTCGGAAAGGCTTGCATCATCCACCGTCGATGACGAGCAGCACGCCTTTGTCTTCGAAGAGATCGAGACCGGCATTGCGACGATCAAGGCTCAGGTCACGAAAGGCCGCGGTAGCGCGGACAGCAAACGCGCTCCGCGGCCACGCAAGGGCTTTGCGCCTCATCTTGAGCGCGTCGAGGTCGTGATCGAACCGGAAGAGCTTCCAGAACATGCAGGTAAGACCAAAATCCTGATTGGAGAAGACGTCTCCGAGCGGCTGGATGTCGTGGCAGCGAAGTTCCGTGTCATCGTCACCCGTCGGCCGAAGTATGCCTTTAGGAACGAGGATGGTGTCGTCCAGGCGGCGGCTCCGGCACATATCATCGAAGGTGGCATTCCAACGGAAGCACTTCTGGCCCAGATCGCCGTTTCCAAATATGCCGACGGGCTGCCACTCTATCGCCAGGAAGCCATCTACGCACGCGACAAGGTCGAACTCGACCGCAAGCTGATGGCTCAATGGATGGGCAAGCTGGGGTTCGAGCTCAATATCCTCGCCGACTACATCCTCGATGAGATCAAGAAGGCCGAACGGATCTTTGCCGACGAAACGACCTTGCCCACACTTGCACCTGGTTCCGGATCAGCGAAGACGGCATGGCTATGGGCGTATGCCAGGGATGACCGGACTTTTGGGGGCAGCGGTCCACCGATGGTAGCCTATCGCTTCGAGGACAGTCGAGCCACCGAGTGTGTCGCACGACACCTGAGCGGCTATCGTGGAATCCTGCAGGTCGACGGATATGCCGCTTATAACAAGCTCGTCCGGAAAGATGGAGGCAATGACAGCGCCATCCTGGCCGGCTGTTGGTCGCACAGCCGGAGAAAGTTCTACGAGTTGCATGTCGCAAAGAGCTCGAAGGTCGCTACAGACACCGTCGAGCGTATGGCGAGGTTATGGGAGATCGAGGAGCGTGTGCGCGGCCAAAGCCCTGAAGCTCGTGTCGCTGCACGCCAGGAGATCTCCGCAGCGATCGTCCGTGACCTCTTCACTCTCTGGCAGGCGACCCTGCCACGGGTCTCTGGAAAATCCAAACTCGCCGAAGCTCTGCGGTATGCCATCTCGCGTCGAGACATCTTCGAGCGCTTCCTGACCGACGGCCGCATCGAACTCGACTCCAACATAGTCGAGCGAGCAATCAGACCCCAAGCGATCACGAGAAAAAATAGTCTATTCGCTGGAAGCGACGGTGGCGGCCGGACTTGGGCGACCATCGCGACGCTCCTGCAAACGGCAAAGATGAATGCAGTCGATCCGCAAGCTTGGTTGACCCAGACGCTTGAGCGCCTTGCGAATGGATGGCCCAGCAGTGAAATCGACGCGCTCATGCCATGGAACTACGCCGCCTGA
- a CDS encoding NifX-associated nitrogen fixation protein: MGTLTGSTDGPAVNEDGDLATPFLRCLIRLIRAQDAHGAWEGKSDTDLLADFILTKEQRRKIPIIGDPDPYVLWRLQNFYSCVGLVIEECTGLLASPIMTIGHEGFGRLLFTTGRLVVLSKTLRDVHRFGFETLGKLAETGTKMVDDAIEVIETYPDVARAS; the protein is encoded by the coding sequence ATGGGTACATTGACAGGAAGTACGGATGGCCCTGCTGTCAACGAGGATGGGGATCTCGCCACCCCTTTTCTCAGATGCCTGATAAGGCTCATTCGCGCTCAGGATGCCCATGGGGCGTGGGAAGGCAAATCGGACACTGACCTGCTGGCCGACTTCATCCTCACCAAGGAGCAGCGCCGTAAGATCCCGATCATAGGCGATCCGGATCCGTATGTGCTGTGGAGGCTACAGAACTTTTACAGTTGCGTGGGGCTTGTGATCGAAGAGTGCACAGGCCTGTTGGCATCGCCGATCATGACGATCGGCCATGAGGGCTTCGGCCGCTTGCTTTTCACGACTGGACGGTTGGTCGTTCTGTCGAAGACCCTGCGCGATGTCCACCGGTTCGGCTTTGAGACGCTAGGCAAGCTCGCCGAGACCGGCACGAAAATGGTCGATGACGCTATTGAAGTTATCGAAACCTATCCCGACGTGGCGCGGGCATCATGA